In a single window of the Gammaproteobacteria bacterium genome:
- the nrdR gene encoding transcriptional repressor NrdR, with amino-acid sequence MRCPFCGEQDTRVIDSRLAGDGDQVRRRRECLSCGERFTTFESAELSLPRVVKRDGRREPFNDAKLRGGLLHAFEKRSVETDDIEALANRVKRRMLGAGEREVASRLLGEWVMEELRGLDHVAYVRFASVYRSFEDVQAFREIIEGLERELTPEMQKSQIPLLNDDALD; translated from the coding sequence ATGCGTTGTCCTTTTTGCGGTGAGCAGGACACGAGGGTCATCGACTCGCGGCTGGCCGGCGATGGCGATCAGGTGCGACGCCGGCGCGAGTGCCTGTCGTGCGGGGAACGGTTCACGACGTTCGAGAGCGCGGAACTCAGTCTGCCCCGGGTCGTCAAGCGCGACGGGCGCCGGGAACCTTTCAATGATGCAAAGCTGCGTGGCGGTTTGCTGCACGCTTTCGAGAAGCGCTCGGTGGAAACCGACGATATCGAGGCGCTGGCCAACCGTGTCAAGCGCCGCATGCTGGGCGCGGGCGAGCGCGAAGTAGCGAGCCGTCTGCTCGGTGAATGGGTCATGGAAGAGCTGCGCGGCCTGGACCACGTCGCCTATGTGCGCTTCGCCTCGGTGTACCGCAGTTTCGAGGACGTGCAGGCCTTTCGCGAGATCATCGAGGGTCTGGAGCGGGAACTCACACCAGAAATGCAGAAAAGCCAGATCCCGCTGCTGAACGACGACGCGCTCGACTGA
- the ribD gene encoding bifunctional diaminohydroxyphosphoribosylaminopyrimidine deaminase/5-amino-6-(5-phosphoribosylamino)uracil reductase RibD — translation MARALRLADCGLYSARPNPRVGCVLVNEGRIVGEGFHARTGEAHAEINALRQAGSAAAGATAYVSLEPCCHHGRTPPCVQALIDAGIKRVVAAIPDPNPNVAGQGLAALQGAGIRIDCGVMGSEARSLNRGFDSRMRRGRPWIRVKSAMSLDGRTAMASGESRWISGDAARRDVQYLRARSCAIVTGGGTLRADNPRLNLRLKTEDFADDSTGYGCKCEPPPAPPLRVILSSNLNIDPQARVFTLPGQCLVIASDATHDLERKLRAMQRNNVEVTTVSSNDHGLDLEAVMGELARRELNEVQVEAGPALTGALLRGNLVDELIVYLAPMLMGDCAGGLAHLPNIKCMRDRLPLVLNDTRIIDDDLRLTLTPASNA, via the coding sequence ATGGCGCGTGCCCTTCGGCTTGCGGATTGCGGTCTTTATAGCGCGCGCCCTAACCCGAGGGTTGGTTGCGTGCTGGTCAACGAGGGCCGCATCGTCGGCGAGGGATTTCACGCACGAACCGGTGAGGCCCACGCCGAAATCAACGCGTTGCGACAGGCAGGCAGCGCCGCCGCAGGCGCCACAGCTTACGTCAGCCTGGAACCCTGTTGTCACCACGGGCGCACGCCGCCCTGCGTGCAGGCGCTGATCGATGCCGGCATCAAAAGGGTTGTGGCCGCGATCCCGGATCCGAATCCAAATGTCGCGGGTCAGGGTCTTGCCGCGCTGCAGGGGGCGGGCATTCGGATCGATTGCGGCGTCATGGGGTCCGAGGCACGATCGCTCAATCGCGGGTTCGATAGCCGAATGCGGCGCGGCCGGCCGTGGATAAGAGTTAAATCGGCGATGAGTCTGGACGGACGCACCGCGATGGCGAGCGGCGAAAGTCGCTGGATCAGCGGCGACGCCGCGCGCCGCGATGTTCAATACTTGCGCGCGCGAAGCTGCGCGATTGTGACCGGCGGTGGCACATTGCGCGCGGACAATCCTAGGCTGAACCTGCGGCTTAAGACTGAGGATTTTGCCGACGACAGCACCGGTTACGGCTGCAAATGCGAGCCGCCACCCGCGCCGCCATTGCGCGTTATCCTGAGCAGCAATCTCAATATCGACCCGCAAGCACGAGTTTTTACACTGCCGGGCCAGTGTCTGGTTATCGCGTCGGACGCAACGCATGATTTAGAGCGTAAACTGCGCGCCATGCAGCGCAACAATGTTGAAGTGACGACGGTCTCCTCGAATGACCATGGCCTGGATCTTGAAGCCGTCATGGGCGAACTCGCCCGGCGTGAGCTCAATGAAGTGCAGGTCGAAGCGGGACCGGCGCTAACCGGCGCGCTGTTGCGCGGGAATCTGGTGGATGAATTGATCGTTTACTTGGCGCCGATGCTAATGGGCGACTGCGCGGGAGGTCTTGCGCATCTGCCGAATATAAAATGCATGCGCGACCGCCTGCCCCTGGTGCTTAACGACACCCGCATCATTGACGACGATCTGCGTCTAACCCTGACACCAGCGTCAAACGCTTAA
- a CDS encoding riboflavin synthase, with the protein MFTGIVQGTASVLDMMRGHKDVRLRIQCATKDIVRGDSVAISGVCLTVTELADNALGMDVSTETLAHTTLGRLQPGDPVNIETALKMGDPLGGHLVSGHVDDVGEVLERTPVGASVRLRFVAPASLARYIAVKGSIAIDGVSLTVNEVHGAEFSVNIIPHTLDVTTLNACKQGTHVNLEVDLIARYLERLQLGEAAAQADTGPADAPGIDRPAR; encoded by the coding sequence ATGTTTACCGGAATCGTACAAGGCACGGCGTCGGTGCTGGACATGATGCGCGGACACAAGGATGTGAGGCTCCGTATTCAATGCGCGACGAAGGATATCGTGCGCGGCGACAGCGTGGCAATAAGCGGTGTTTGCCTGACGGTCACCGAGCTTGCGGACAACGCGCTCGGCATGGACGTCTCGACCGAAACCCTGGCGCATACCACGCTCGGCCGCTTGCAGCCGGGTGACCCGGTCAATATCGAAACCGCGCTGAAAATGGGTGACCCACTGGGTGGCCACCTGGTGAGCGGCCACGTGGATGACGTCGGCGAAGTCCTTGAGCGAACTCCGGTCGGCGCGTCCGTGCGCCTGCGGTTCGTGGCGCCGGCATCGCTGGCTCGCTATATCGCGGTAAAGGGCTCCATCGCCATCGACGGCGTGAGCCTTACGGTCAATGAGGTGCATGGTGCTGAATTCAGCGTGAACATTATCCCGCATACGCTTGACGTAACGACGCTAAATGCGTGCAAACAAGGTACGCACGTCAACCTGGAGGTCGATCTCATCGCGCGCTATCTGGAGCGTTTGCAGCTGGGCGAAGCCGCGGCGCAGGCGGACACCGGGCCCGCCGACGCCCCTGGTATCGACCGGCCCGCTCGCTGA
- the ribB gene encoding 3,4-dihydroxy-2-butanone-4-phosphate synthase, with product MRFDSIPDIIDDLRAGKMVIVVDDEVRENEGDLLMAASMVRPQDINFMAQHGRGLVCLTLTRERCRQLNLPLMVGNESEQRSTNFTLSIEASEGVTTGISAYDRAHTIRTAVAPNAAPADLRQPGHIFPIMAQPGGVLNRAGHTEAGCDLARLTDLEPAAVIVEILNEDGSMARRADLEKFGARHGLRIATIEDLIRYRLEHEKTVRRVAESAIATHFGDFRLVAYEDVIGRGVHLALVKGEIASRQPVLVRVHIENTLCDVLSATTSRCHWPMQAAMRRIAEEGRGVAVLLRIPAPAGDILRQIRRLSRATAVEDDDRADHVEDHRTLGIGSQILADLGVRQMRLLGAPKRYHGLGGFDLEILETIPD from the coding sequence ATGCGTTTCGATTCCATTCCCGACATCATCGATGACCTCCGCGCGGGCAAGATGGTCATCGTCGTGGACGACGAGGTGCGCGAGAACGAGGGCGATTTGCTGATGGCGGCCAGCATGGTGCGGCCGCAGGACATCAACTTCATGGCCCAGCACGGGCGCGGGCTGGTGTGTTTGACCTTGACCCGCGAGCGTTGCAGGCAGTTGAATCTGCCGCTGATGGTCGGCAACGAGAGCGAACAGCGCAGCACCAATTTCACCCTCTCGATCGAGGCGAGCGAGGGGGTGACTACCGGCATCTCGGCGTACGATCGTGCGCACACGATTCGCACCGCGGTCGCGCCCAACGCGGCCCCCGCCGACCTGCGGCAGCCGGGTCACATCTTTCCAATCATGGCGCAGCCAGGTGGCGTGCTGAACCGGGCCGGACATACCGAGGCCGGTTGCGATCTCGCGCGACTGACCGATCTGGAGCCCGCGGCGGTAATCGTCGAGATTCTTAACGAAGACGGTTCCATGGCGCGCCGTGCCGACCTGGAAAAATTCGGCGCACGGCATGGGCTCCGCATCGCAACTATCGAAGACCTGATCCGCTACCGGCTCGAACACGAAAAGACCGTGCGACGGGTGGCCGAGAGCGCCATCGCCACGCACTTCGGTGACTTTAGGCTGGTCGCCTATGAAGATGTCATCGGCCGTGGCGTGCATCTCGCGCTGGTTAAGGGCGAGATCGCATCGCGGCAGCCGGTGCTGGTGCGGGTGCATATCGAAAACACCCTTTGCGATGTACTGTCGGCCACCACGTCACGCTGCCACTGGCCCATGCAGGCGGCAATGCGGCGCATTGCCGAGGAGGGGCGCGGGGTGGCGGTGCTGCTGAGAATTCCCGCGCCCGCCGGCGATATCCTTCGGCAGATCCGGCGCCTGAGCCGGGCAACGGCGGTCGAGGATGACGACCGTGCCGATCATGTCGAGGATCACCGCACTTTGGGCATAGGTTCGCAGATCCTGGCGGATCTCGGCGTCAGACAAATGCGATTACTCGGCGCGCCCAAGCGTTATCATGGTCTGGGCGGCTTCGACCTCGAAATATTGGAAACCATTCCGGATTAA
- the ribE gene encoding 6,7-dimethyl-8-ribityllumazine synthase yields MIINSVHTIEGDMSASDARFGIAVTRFNSYIVEHLAAGAVATLKQHGVDETRIEIVRAPGAFELPLVVRRMAQSGNYDALIALGCVIRGATAHFEYVAGECARGLSRIALDADVPVTFGVLTTETVEQAIERAGAKAGNKGADAAVAALEMVSLLRKLRG; encoded by the coding sequence ATGATTATAAATTCTGTTCATACGATCGAAGGCGATATGTCGGCGAGTGACGCCAGGTTCGGCATCGCCGTAACGCGCTTCAACAGTTATATCGTCGAGCATCTGGCGGCAGGGGCGGTGGCTACCCTGAAGCAGCACGGTGTGGACGAAACACGCATAGAGATCGTGCGCGCGCCGGGCGCATTCGAGTTGCCGCTGGTGGTAAGGCGCATGGCGCAATCGGGCAATTACGACGCGCTGATCGCGCTTGGTTGCGTGATACGGGGCGCCACGGCGCATTTCGAGTATGTCGCGGGGGAATGCGCGCGCGGCCTGTCCAGGATCGCGCTGGATGCGGATGTGCCGGTCACGTTCGGCGTGTTGACCACTGAAACGGTGGAGCAGGCCATCGAGCGCGCCGGTGCGAAGGCGGGCAACAAGGGCGCGGATGCCGCCGTAGCAGCCCTGGAGATGGTCAGTCTGTTGCGCAAACTGCGTGGCTGA
- the nusB gene encoding transcription antitermination factor NusB, with product MQAVYQWQMTGHPADEIERQFRENADFVKADCEYWQDLLYGVVDRVCELDAALAEHMAWRVEHVDPVERAILRCACLELLQRQDVPFKVIINEAVELAKKFGAEQGHKFVNGVLDKLATRIRPHMR from the coding sequence ATGCAGGCGGTTTATCAGTGGCAGATGACCGGGCACCCGGCAGACGAGATCGAACGACAGTTCCGGGAAAATGCGGATTTCGTCAAAGCCGACTGCGAGTACTGGCAGGATCTGCTTTACGGCGTGGTGGATCGCGTCTGTGAGCTGGATGCTGCGTTGGCTGAGCATATGGCGTGGCGGGTGGAACACGTGGACCCGGTCGAACGCGCCATCCTGCGCTGCGCGTGTTTAGAGCTGTTGCAGCGCCAGGATGTGCCGTTCAAGGTGATCATCAACGAAGCGGTCGAACTGGCAAAAAAATTCGGCGCGGAACAGGGGCATAAATTCGTGAATGGCGTGCTGGACAAACTTGCCACGCGAATTCGGCCGCACATGCGCTGA
- the thiL gene encoding thiamine-phosphate kinase, with translation MACWTNLPREFGRTCAECPCRRLSIGTHRRGGLRPPVKRWRVLSEAELIQRYFMSAPRRADVVLGIGDDGAIIHAEAGHDIVVSVDTLIEGVHFPPDTPPAAVGHKSLAVNLSDLAAMGAEPAWATLSLTLPCVDENWLAAFSAGLFGLADRYQVELIGGDLTQGPLSITIQVMGSLPRGESLRRDGARAGDLIFVTGTIGDAGLGLEAVCKMRALNAASMEWCLSRLNKPSPRVDAGVKLRTVASAAIDVSDGLARDLDRILSASVVGASLDLRSIPVSAAARDAYAGQVAWPAVLTAGDDYELLFTVPPARASELTILFADADCDITRIGVVEPAAGLRFTLGGAAWKLLVPAGYDHFAGR, from the coding sequence ATGGCGTGCTGGACAAACTTGCCACGCGAATTCGGCCGCACATGCGCTGAATGCCCGTGCCGCCGCTTAAGCATCGGTACGCACCGGCGCGGCGGTTTGCGCCCGCCAGTGAAACGCTGGCGCGTGCTTAGCGAAGCCGAACTCATTCAGCGGTATTTCATGTCCGCGCCACGCCGCGCGGACGTGGTGCTGGGTATTGGCGACGACGGCGCAATCATCCACGCAGAGGCCGGGCACGATATCGTGGTCAGTGTAGACACGTTAATCGAAGGCGTGCATTTCCCACCCGACACGCCCCCCGCCGCGGTAGGCCACAAGTCGCTGGCGGTCAATCTGAGCGATCTGGCCGCGATGGGCGCCGAGCCTGCTTGGGCGACCCTGTCGTTAACTTTGCCTTGTGTCGATGAGAACTGGCTAGCGGCTTTCAGCGCGGGTTTGTTCGGACTTGCGGATCGTTATCAAGTCGAGCTGATCGGCGGCGATCTGACCCAAGGCCCGTTGAGTATCACCATTCAGGTTATGGGGTCACTGCCGCGCGGCGAGAGTCTGCGACGCGACGGTGCGCGCGCGGGCGATCTGATCTTCGTGACCGGCACCATCGGCGATGCCGGGCTGGGTCTAGAGGCGGTTTGCAAGATGCGCGCGCTGAACGCCGCCAGCATGGAATGGTGCCTGTCGCGGTTGAACAAACCCTCACCGCGGGTGGATGCGGGAGTAAAGTTGAGAACTGTCGCCAGCGCCGCTATCGATGTATCGGATGGCCTGGCCCGCGATCTTGACCGCATATTATCCGCCAGCGTGGTGGGCGCAAGCTTGGATTTGAGGTCGATCCCGGTGTCGGCTGCCGCCCGTGATGCTTACGCGGGTCAGGTCGCCTGGCCCGCCGTGCTGACCGCCGGTGACGATTACGAGTTGCTGTTTACCGTGCCACCCGCGCGTGCGAGTGAACTGACGATCCTGTTTGCCGACGCGGACTGTGACATCACTCGCATCGGCGTAGTGGAACCCGCCGCAGGCCTGCGATTCACGCTGGGCGGGGCGGCATGGAAACTGCTTGTGCCCGCGGGTTACGACCATTTCGCCGGCCGATGA
- a CDS encoding phosphatidylglycerophosphatase A, protein MNRPPQLTARGVLVDPLHCLAFGGGAGLIPYAPGTAGTLVALPVYMILQPLLLPLYLAVLAAMLAAGTWICGRASMALGVHDHSGIVWDEIVGYLVTMLTAPAGWGWMLAGFVVFRLFDIAKPWPVSLVDRRLGGGAGIMLDDIVAGLYGLVAMQVLAMVF, encoded by the coding sequence ATGAACCGACCCCCACAACTCACCGCGCGCGGGGTGCTGGTCGATCCATTGCACTGCCTGGCGTTCGGCGGCGGCGCCGGGCTGATTCCATACGCGCCCGGCACCGCGGGGACGCTTGTGGCGTTGCCGGTATACATGATCCTGCAACCCCTGTTGTTACCGCTTTATCTGGCGGTACTGGCGGCCATGCTGGCGGCCGGCACATGGATCTGTGGCCGCGCTTCCATGGCGCTGGGCGTACACGACCATAGCGGCATCGTCTGGGATGAGATCGTCGGGTATCTCGTCACCATGCTGACGGCGCCGGCCGGCTGGGGGTGGATGCTCGCGGGATTCGTCGTGTTTCGCCTGTTCGATATCGCGAAACCATGGCCTGTGAGTCTGGTTGATCGGCGTCTCGGCGGTGGCGCCGGCATCATGCTGGACGATATTGTCGCCGGCCTTTATGGTCTGGTCGCCATGCAGGTTCTGGCGATGGTCTTTTGA